AAAAATAAGTAACATGACTGTCCTGTAGATGTTGTTAGCATTAGCTTGAAGGAGGGAACTGTATGTTGCTGAAGTAACTAAACTGCCAGTTCAGGATGTGGACCACAGAACTTGATGTGATACAGTGTGAAAGACTGTCCACTGAAGACCAAGCTCTTTATGAACAGTCACATTTCATTTGCAGAGTATGATCATAGGAGAAAGCCACTTCGGTATACAGCATTTTATCCACTAGTTACAGCAACATACTTTCTTATTGCTCCTACTCTGCAGCCCAGCCTTGCCTTTCATAGGTTGGCCCCACACAAATGGATGTGTGACACATGGGGGCCCAGGTCGGATGTTGCTGCGTGAGATGCTTTGGCAGCTGGAGCAAAGAGCACTTCAGGTTCAAGAAGAGGAGTTCCAGTACTGCATCTCCCGTGGCATTCTGGGATACCGTCACCCCCCAGCATACCCAAGCCTACTTGCCCTTATACCTGCTTCCGAACACCGCCAGCTAGAGCGCCTCTGTGGTCGCATCCCACCCTCACACACTTCCATTGTGCTTTCCAGGTAAAACGAGTTCTCTCACTTTTGCCTTGCATGTTAGCTTTCATTTCTGCGtatttttttcagccatttttctAAAATGCTTCTTCAAATGCTCAGTTTACATCATTGTGCCAGTAGTTGGTGACAAATTACTATCTTTATGAGTATGTCATTTGAATCATTTActtaaaagatttgttcaaacacACTAACCAAAGCGACCTGTCCcttgaaatgttttatatttcctGTTTTCATTTaggtcatttattttaaaggtgccctcgaatgaaaaattgaatttatcttggcatagtcaaataacaagagttcagtacatggaaatgacatacagtgagtctcaaactccattgtttcctcctacttatataaatctaatttgtttaaaagacctccgaagaacaggcgaatctcaacataacaccgactgttatgtaacagtcggggtgtacgcccccaatatttgcatatgccagcccatgttcccaacattatgaaaggcattagacaagggcaggcaataacgtctggatctgcacagctgaatcatcagactaggtaagcaagcaagaacaatagtgaaaaatggcagatggagcaataataactgacatgatccatgatatcatgatatttttagtgatatttgtaaattgtctttctaaatgtttcgttagcatgttgctaatgtactgttaaatgtggttaaagttaccatcgtttcttactgtattcacggagacaagagagccgtcgctattttcttttttaaacacttgcagtctgtttaatgcataaacacatcttcattctttataaatctctccaatagtgtagcattagccgttagccacagagcatagcctcaaactcatacagaatcaatgtaaacaatataacagtatacaatactcacataatccgacgcatacatgccgcatgcatgtcgaacactttgtaaagatccatttgagggttatattagctgtgtaaactttgtttatgcactgttcaaggcaagcgtgagctccgtgggcgtggagcacgagaattaaagggccagtagccctgaatcggctcgtttacaatgatgccccaaaataggcagttaaaaaaatgaattaaaaaaaatctatggtgtattttgagctgaaacttcacagacacattcaggggacaacttagacttatattacatcttttttttttttaaagttctagggcacctttaatttaaatCCTGTCCACAATTTACCTaaaatgaatcaatgaataagTTGAAGAAACAAATTTGTAGCCATGATATCTTGTTTTTCCCCCCCTGCATGTCATTTGCAGGGCTCCGTATAAAAACAGTATTCACTCGCAATCATGCTGTTTTTCTAAATATCAACACCGCTGTGATGACAGTGCTCACGTGATACTGCTTTAATACTATTTTTGTGCTCCATCTAGGCTCCATGATCTTTTGGCCCACAATGACATCCCTCCCTGGGAACTGGTGGGTGTCTTCAAGCAAGTTCTTAGGGACTTCCTGAGGAGACAGGAAGATGGCATGCAGAGACGTCCAGTCCCTTCAGCTCCACCAAACATTCTTTCTGTTCCCAGTCCTACTACAGAGAGTAATGATAGAAATCACATGGCTGGAAATGCGTCTAATGCTTTGTCTGAGGAGTCAGGGAAGCACAGGGAGGAAATTCCTACTATTTCTAGTTATGTGGATAAACATTTGCGTGCTGCCTGCCCCTACTCTATCCGCAGAGATTGGAGTTTGCCCTTTTGCCATCCGTTCGCTTATGAGGCCTACAGCACCACATTGTGAGACAACGGTAGAACCATCCAACACATTCTTATGgcaatagagtggtgcagggatGATATTAAAACCCAAAAAAACTAATTCACACCCTGGTCTGTGGTTTTGGCAAATTGCTGGCTAATTTGTAAGAATTTGTTACAATctcattcatccattcatccatttcTGTTTACCCCCCATTGATGGTTAGGATTAGGGGTGGTCCTTCAAGCTTACATTTTCCTAAAAATCATACGAATCacattgtacaaattcatatgatATTGCCTCCTCATTAAATAATTCAGTTTTCTCATGAGATCGGGTTTAAAAGTCCATATAGCCACTTTCTATGTCTTTCCTCTTTGCAAGTTCCCTAGTTCTCAGACACAGATCTACatttgtaacaaaaaaaaaaaaaaaagaaatctaatCCTGCGCTGCATTTTAAGTCAATTAGACTGATTAAAAGTGATTAACATGAAGATGATGTGATGTTTAAACTTGGAAGATGAGCCATAAACTTTTTGTAACTGATCAATAAGAAGGAAAGATAACTCCAGATATTTATGATATAAAGTAGCTACTTTTTAAATTAGTtctttaaaaacttaaaaaaaaaaaaaaaaaaatcaccaacaatattcataataataattttgaatacat
This genomic window from Chanodichthys erythropterus isolate Z2021 chromosome 4, ASM2448905v1, whole genome shotgun sequence contains:
- the rd3l gene encoding protein RD3-like, which gives rise to MESRHHGPQPRPTSPALPFIGWPHTNGCVTHGGPGRMLLREMLWQLEQRALQVQEEEFQYCISRGILGYRHPPAYPSLLALIPASEHRQLERLCGRIPPSHTSIVLSRLHDLLAHNDIPPWELVGVFKQVLRDFLRRQEDGMQRRPVPSAPPNILSVPSPTTESNDRNHMAGNASNALSEESGKHREEIPTISSYVDKHLRAACPYSIRRDWSLPFCHPFAYEAYSTTL